In a genomic window of Verrucomicrobiota bacterium:
- a CDS encoding flotillin family protein produces MNSTYTIIFAVGTMILVIFVFTMVWASRYVKVGPNQALIVSGRQRQLADGTRLGFRIVKGGGTFVLPVIETVEVLSLEVITVEMPGSKAQTAGGRAVETDCVAQVKIGGDDVSIVAAAEHFLGKSQAEIGNVLRSVLEKHLSSVLRSSSMDDTTQNPAVCAVRVQSAASADLARMGMSILSFTIRNARAV; encoded by the coding sequence ATGAACTCAACATACACGATCATATTTGCCGTGGGGACGATGATTCTGGTCATCTTCGTCTTCACCATGGTCTGGGCCAGCCGCTATGTTAAGGTTGGCCCGAATCAGGCATTGATTGTCTCTGGCCGGCAACGTCAATTGGCGGACGGAACTCGCCTGGGTTTCCGCATCGTCAAAGGCGGTGGCACGTTTGTGCTCCCTGTCATTGAAACTGTCGAGGTGCTTTCGCTCGAAGTAATCACCGTCGAAATGCCCGGGTCGAAGGCACAAACCGCCGGTGGACGGGCCGTGGAAACGGATTGTGTCGCCCAAGTCAAGATCGGTGGCGACGATGTTTCGATTGTCGCCGCAGCGGAACATTTCCTGGGCAAGAGCCAGGCTGAGATTGGGAACGTCTTGCGGTCAGTCTTGGAAAAGCATTTGAGCAGCGTCCTGAGGAGTTCGAGCATGGACGACACTACTCAAAACCCGGCAGTGTGCGCCGTCAGGGTGCAATCAGCCGCATCTGCAGATTTGGCCCGGATGGGCATGAGCATCCTCAGCTTCACGATTCGAAATGCCCGCGCTGTATGA
- a CDS encoding phage holin family protein, producing MSEPQEKTGGIFTSLRGLIDGGLALAQNRVELFAVELREEKCRLIEALLWASALIALGMMTLALLTLLVVILFWPEDRVAAVLVLSLLYLLATILAWRGLRLRLAQSTPFSGTLGEFKKDRACLRTGN from the coding sequence ATGAGCGAACCTCAAGAAAAAACGGGCGGCATTTTCACTTCGCTGCGCGGATTGATCGACGGGGGACTGGCCCTCGCCCAGAATCGCGTGGAACTTTTCGCCGTTGAACTGCGCGAAGAAAAGTGCCGCCTGATCGAAGCCCTCCTCTGGGCGTCGGCGCTCATTGCGTTGGGAATGATGACCCTCGCGTTGCTGACGCTGCTCGTTGTGATTCTGTTTTGGCCTGAAGACCGCGTTGCCGCGGTGCTCGTTTTGAGTCTGCTCTACCTGCTGGCGACCATTCTGGCGTGGCGCGGACTGCGGCTGCGGCTGGCGCAGTCCACACCGTTTTCCGGCACGCTGGGTGAATTCAAGAAAGACCGAGCATGTTTGCGAACCGGGAACTGA
- a CDS encoding DUF488 family protein, whose amino-acid sequence MIKTKSVFSPIEPRKDGLRILATRFRGRGMPTSRYDIWMPNLGPSEKLLKDVLAGRISWGEFSRRYRKELFEGGTIDQRNKTIKNHGQKFALRLLQNLAGRGNVTLLCHCSENEPHCHRHLLRKVLIGKV is encoded by the coding sequence ATGATAAAAACGAAATCAGTCTTTTCGCCGATAGAACCTCGCAAAGATGGATTGCGAATTCTGGCGACGCGATTTCGCGGCCGCGGCATGCCCACGTCGCGCTATGACATCTGGATGCCGAACCTCGGCCCAAGCGAAAAACTATTGAAGGACGTGTTGGCTGGCAGAATCAGTTGGGGCGAGTTCAGCCGTCGTTACCGCAAGGAGCTTTTTGAAGGCGGGACGATTGATCAGAGAAACAAGACCATCAAGAATCACGGACAGAAATTCGCCTTGCGTCTGCTCCAGAACCTGGCCGGGCGCGGCAACGTGACTCTCTTGTGTCATTGTTCCGAAAACGAGCCTCACTGTCACCGTCACCTACTGCGCAAAGTCTTGATAGGAAAGGTTTGA
- a CDS encoding DUF883 domain-containing protein, giving the protein MNANDVSTEKLVTDLKRVVHDSEVFLQDSAGAVGDKAHALRERLATTLESAKVACRRLEEKAIEGAKATDKVIREHPYQSIGVAFGIGLLIGVLVTRK; this is encoded by the coding sequence ATGAATGCCAATGATGTGAGTACTGAAAAACTGGTGACCGACCTGAAGCGGGTGGTGCATGATTCGGAGGTGTTCCTCCAGGATTCGGCGGGAGCCGTGGGTGACAAGGCCCATGCGTTGCGCGAACGGCTCGCGACGACGCTTGAATCGGCCAAAGTCGCCTGCCGTCGCCTCGAAGAAAAAGCGATCGAAGGCGCCAAAGCCACCGACAAAGTCATCCGCGAGCATCCCTATCAATCCATCGGCGTGGCCTTCGGCATCGGCCTGCTGATTGGGGTGCTGGTCACGCGCAAATGA
- a CDS encoding serine hydrolase, with product MSFTSSTVVKRLIALFALSVSSFLTLAAADRPDNAGTIATELGYFPPPDSSGGWRTATNATQMRERAGMELRRLEQAWDFTQRCTQNGGLLVARNGWLVFEKYFGRASRNANPDMASTGKAYASIACGIMLKEFRDKIPEGLDTKVFTPKFLPEAFSPDGKLDDERRADITLGQLLCMSGGYTGEGGAPTALVMGKAFPLKAVPGQNIRDLDISSLRCAMWTNSGAGYSYSSPEPHVASMVLRHVTGMELDKYLDERLAKPMGWGAWGYCLHRGDFTMPHANGAGSIAVHATDAVRFGYCLLRGGKWGNQQLVPADYIALCNKMSPHNPHCPYTLMFEQNSDGHVAGAPRDAYWKSGAGGFALIIVPSLDLVIYKLGGNNGQYDPTLTGLPQPEPDQSRDDWKPIPRTPFHEGSMGGDDGIRRVLEMVCAAVEG from the coding sequence ATGAGTTTCACGTCCAGTACCGTAGTCAAAAGGCTCATTGCTCTTTTCGCTTTGTCGGTTTCAAGCTTCCTGACTCTCGCAGCCGCGGACCGCCCGGACAACGCAGGCACAATCGCAACGGAGTTGGGTTATTTCCCGCCGCCCGACAGCTCCGGCGGCTGGCGCACGGCGACAAATGCGACCCAGATGCGCGAACGCGCCGGAATGGAGTTGCGAAGGCTGGAGCAGGCGTGGGATTTCACACAGCGCTGCACGCAGAACGGCGGGTTGCTGGTCGCGCGCAATGGGTGGCTCGTGTTCGAAAAGTATTTCGGGCGCGCGAGCCGCAATGCGAATCCCGACATGGCATCCACAGGCAAGGCTTATGCGAGCATCGCTTGCGGCATCATGTTGAAGGAATTCCGCGACAAAATCCCGGAGGGCCTTGATACGAAAGTGTTCACACCAAAGTTTTTGCCGGAAGCATTCTCGCCCGACGGCAAGCTCGATGACGAGCGGCGGGCGGACATCACGCTGGGCCAACTCCTTTGCATGAGCGGCGGTTACACTGGCGAGGGCGGCGCGCCGACGGCGTTGGTGATGGGCAAGGCGTTTCCACTCAAGGCCGTGCCAGGACAGAACATTCGCGACCTCGACATCTCGTCGTTGCGCTGCGCGATGTGGACGAACTCGGGCGCGGGTTATTCCTATTCATCACCGGAGCCGCACGTCGCATCGATGGTACTGCGCCACGTCACCGGAATGGAGCTGGACAAATACCTCGACGAACGGCTGGCGAAGCCGATGGGCTGGGGCGCGTGGGGTTATTGCCTGCATCGTGGCGATTTCACCATGCCGCACGCGAACGGCGCGGGCAGCATCGCAGTTCATGCCACGGATGCGGTGCGCTTCGGTTATTGCCTGCTGCGCGGCGGCAAGTGGGGCAACCAGCAACTCGTGCCGGCGGATTACATCGCGCTGTGCAACAAGATGTCACCGCACAACCCGCATTGTCCTTACACGCTGATGTTCGAGCAGAACTCGGACGGGCATGTGGCCGGCGCACCGCGCGACGCGTATTGGAAATCCGGCGCAGGCGGCTTCGCGCTCATCATCGTGCCATCGCTGGACCTCGTCATCTACAAGCTGGGCGGAAACAACGGGCAGTACGATCCGACGCTCACAGGTTTGCCGCAGCCCGAGCCGGATCAATCGCGGGATGATTGGAAGCCGATCCCCCGCACGCCGTTTCACGAAGGAAGCATGGGCGGCGATGACGGCATTCGCCGCGTGCTGGAGATGGTTTGCGCAGCAGTGGAGGGATGA
- a CDS encoding zinc-binding dehydrogenase, with amino-acid sequence MKHTRIIVTHYGGPEAIKVVEEECPGPKPGEVRVRVLAAGVSLPDVMMREGIHPETPPVPFTPGWDLVGVVDRLGDGVSGIEPGQIVAALPIHGAYAEFVCLQQRELVPVPSGLDAVEAVSLILNYVTAYQMLYRSAKVSSGQRVLIHGASGGVGTALLQLGRLAGLEMYGTCSSRGEPTVISLGGIPIDYVHQDFVKEAHRLTSEGVDAVFDGIGGKHIWRSREALRRGGRVVAYGLTGSLRGGRVASGRGGRRHRFREIGIFGLFIVGGWLLPGRKRVIPYSIQTLKRLRPAVFRQDLIALLDLLQHGKIKPLIAQRFPLAEAKHAHELLGRGGVTGKIVLVPNRE; translated from the coding sequence GTGAAACACACGCGCATCATCGTCACCCACTACGGCGGACCCGAGGCGATCAAGGTCGTCGAAGAAGAATGCCCCGGGCCAAAGCCGGGTGAGGTGCGGGTGAGGGTGCTGGCTGCAGGCGTCTCCTTGCCCGATGTAATGATGCGCGAGGGTATTCATCCCGAGACGCCCCCAGTGCCGTTCACGCCGGGTTGGGATCTGGTCGGCGTGGTGGATCGGCTCGGCGACGGTGTCTCTGGAATCGAACCAGGTCAGATAGTCGCCGCCCTGCCAATCCACGGTGCTTACGCGGAATTCGTTTGTCTGCAGCAACGCGAACTGGTTCCGGTGCCATCCGGGTTGGACGCCGTCGAGGCTGTCAGCCTCATTTTGAACTACGTCACTGCCTACCAAATGCTGTATCGCTCGGCAAAGGTCAGTTCAGGCCAGCGGGTTTTGATTCACGGCGCGTCCGGCGGAGTCGGCACGGCACTCTTGCAGCTTGGTCGCCTCGCTGGGCTGGAGATGTACGGCACCTGTTCATCGCGGGGGGAGCCGACGGTTATCAGTCTTGGCGGAATCCCGATTGATTACGTGCATCAAGATTTTGTGAAAGAAGCTCACCGCCTCACAAGCGAGGGCGTTGACGCGGTGTTCGACGGGATCGGAGGCAAACATATCTGGCGGTCGCGCGAGGCTCTGCGGCGTGGCGGGAGGGTGGTGGCTTATGGGCTTACGGGCTCGCTGCGCGGCGGACGGGTGGCTTCCGGTCGTGGAGGTCGGCGCCATCGCTTTCGTGAGATCGGCATCTTTGGGTTGTTCATAGTTGGCGGCTGGCTTCTTCCGGGCCGGAAACGCGTGATTCCTTACAGCATCCAGACGCTCAAGCGGCTGAGACCGGCAGTGTTTCGACAGGATCTGATCGCGTTATTGGATCTCCTTCAACACGGGAAGATCAAGCCGCTGATCGCGCAGCGATTTCCACTTGCTGAGGCAAAACATGCGCACGAATTGCTCGGCAGGGGAGGTGTGACCGGCAAGATCGTGCTCGTGCCAAACCGCGAATGA